In Colletotrichum higginsianum IMI 349063 chromosome 1, whole genome shotgun sequence, the DNA window ATCCGtctcaaggccatcgagaCGGGCCTGTGCAATGGCGTTTCGGTCGAGCTGTAACGCAAGTCAGTCCTCGGGTTCTGTTGTGCTGGTTTGGTTTACCAAGTCTTTGTTGTTGGAGACGCACGTAGTTCAAGAAGTACATGCACCTGAGAGAGATTAATGTCAGCCGACAAGCTTTTTCCTGCACACCTATTTGCGGTTTGCCAAGCTTACCAGAGTGTTGGCATGATTCTCAAATCAAGCTTCCGGACAAGAGCAATCTCCTCTGGGCTCGACTTGGCCACCGCGCCAGAGTAGTCCGCGCCGGGCTGCAGGACACCGCCCTtttcgtcctcggccgacATCTCGACGAAGTTGTCGTTGGGCTTCGACTCGAGGTCGATGTGCtggctcttcttctcggaGGCCATGATGACACTGCAAGACAGATAACAGCTTGTCTTGGTCAAGCAAGttcagacgacgacgacgacgacgacgacgacaacgggTAGGAGTGAATGATGGGGACGACAGATGGCGGACCGAGAAAGGGGGCGAAGAGAGGCTGTCTGAGGTCTGTGAGTTTGGGAAAAAGATGAGACTGACAGGCGTCAGATCAGCTCTTATACCTGAATCGTCCTGCGTCTGCCCCATACCATCTGTGCTTCGTCCGGGGTAACTCCACGGGGTTGTGTTTAATCATGCCATGTgttttcccctttcccctgtgtgtgtgtgtgtgtgaagaagaagctcacTATTCGGCCTTTGCTCAGAGATTTTCCCCAAACAACGACGAGTGACCGCCTCTAACCCGCTACTTCCCCGGACCCAGACTAGCCCCAGCGGACAAAGGCTCTGCCGGGGCCTTTGGGGTAAGATCGCGGGGGATGCGGGGGAATGGCATGGTTTTCCAGGTTATTGCGTCGTGGCTGACTctgtcgaggaggagaaggcgacgCGCTAAGGGCACGAGTTCATCTGCATTGGCACGGCTGAGGCTATTTGACGGGGCCTCCACGGAGACGGGACCCTGTCCGTATGGTTCTGCGCGGGGGAGGGCCGGGGGTATCTTGGGCTGGGCCCAACGACGTGGGACTGACTTACCCCGGATAGCTAAAGTATGGCCTAGTTGGAGCTTAAGACGTGGGGTTTTGTTGGtcctggagaggcaaaggaTTGGCAACTCACGGCTTGAGAGAGCCATACAATGAGCATAGGCTTGGGACCGATTTGAAGCTATGGCAACTTGTCAAGATGCCGTATGTTGTGTTGATAGCTTGAAGTGGGGAAGAGGGCGATCAACAACTGGAGGGAGTAGACTCAGAAACGACATTAAGACTCGGATCAATTTCACCGGATCATGACCATGACGCCTTACCAATATAGCTATTTTATGAATGTCATCACCAAACATGACTAAATTTCCAGACACACTCCTTTTCATGGGGAATGGGCAACAAAGACAGATTTTTGGACAGAAACGCCCGCTACGCCTTGTCGACGCGCAGGACTGTTCGATTTGAGTCTAGGATAATGCGAACATGAGGCTTCTCCGGCGCATCCCGCGGCGGGAAGAGCGGCTCCTGCGTCAGTCTCTCCAGATACAGCTCGTACGCCGGCATGTAGCCCTGGACGAACCGCACAACCTCCGCGTCCGTCATGCCCGCACCTTTCTTCTCCCGTAGCGCCCTCTCCTGGTCCAGGCGCCAGTGGTAGACGTTGACCAGCTGGTCGGTGCTGAGGTGGAGGAACGCGTCGAAGCGCCAGGGGCCCATGAAGGCCTCGCAGTACCTCCGCAGGTTCTTGTTGATGAGGAGAAGATGGTCCAGGTTGTGGTCCGCCAGCGTCGTTGTGGAAAGCTGAGGACGGCTCGGGTTGTTGCTGGTCGTAGAGCCCTTCTTTGCGCTCCTCCACTTTGCTTCCACCGCATCATCCGATAGCGGTTGGAAGCCCACGCACCAGCCCTCGAAGATGATGACCTCCAGCGGTGGGATTCGGGGCACGGCCTCCCACTGCTCGACGGGGACcctgccgccctcgcctccgtACAGGCTCTTGTCGAATGCGGGCCACTTTATGGGCCCTGCTGAACCGGCGGCATCCAACGACTCTGTCGTCGCTGTTGTGGAGACATCGTCGAAGAAACGACGCGCCAAGTCTTCGTCGTGTGTGCCGGGTTGGCCGCGGGTCCGGAGGAGATCGTTTCCCGGGTTGGAGTCCCGTAACGCTACCAACTGATCATGGTCATGGTATAAGTCATCAAGCGATAGCGTCCTTGTGTTGATGCCGTACTGCTTGTTGAGCGTGTCTGTGAGGGCTGAGGCCCAAGTCGACTTGCCGCTTCCCTGGAGACCCGAAAGGCCAAGGATGAAGGGGCTTGACGACTCCGCTCTATGCGCCACGATGGATGGCAAGACGTGTTGTACCACAGCATGCAATGCTGTGGCGTCGATCATGTTGAGACTGGGAGCCcccgaggcgaggcgagctGCTTCCGAGGGGACCTACCTATCTCTTGACTGACACCCGTCGGATAATGGAAAGGTTGAGTTGTGAGATGGCCACCCTCAAAAGTCCGAGTCCGACGGTTTCACAAGTTGCGCTACCCAGGTGGGAACTCCGTGTTGATATCACTCTGCAGACTGCGGGGGGAGGCCTTTGTAGAGTTCCCCATGAGACTGATCGTGATACAGAATTACCCACACAATGGCCCATCCTGTGATGTGCGTACCGTAGTAAGTACGTGTAGTTCAAactcaaggccgccgccgtaaAGCGGCGGACTTGACTTCCTCCGCGGACGTGTCTTGGCCGGCGGACAAAGTCAACACCGCTCACCCCCGGACCCCGGATCGCCGCCTGCACCTCCAACTCCAATCcaaacctccccccccctcccccactcTCCGACTCCACAAACTTCCGATGCCTGTGGCCCTTACCCGGAGATGGCATGCGTTGAAGACGGAGATCTAGCCGCTGTCGGCGAGGTTCAGACGATTACAAAAGAAAGACAACTTCACTGCGCTTCAACATACCCTGCAACAtagccagcagcagcagcagcagcatcagcatcagcatcaaatTCACTTTCCAGAGTCATACAAGAGTTCAAAGAGGAAAAAGGACTCTACcacatctccccccccttcactGCAACCCCCTCATCTCTTTCTTCGCCCATCAAACAATTTGGGAACATCCCGCTCACTTCCCCTCTCCAAACCAAAAGGAATAACCCCCTCACACAACCAGCAAGATGTCGCCCAGCGCACTCCCCTCCCAGAAGTCTTACAGCATCGCCTCcatgggcgccgacggcatcggccCGGAGGTCGTGGATGCTGGCGTTGAGGTCCTCAAGGCCCTCAGTGAGACTCTTGGCACGTTCGACCTCAACTTCACCGACTACGACTGGAGCTCCGAGACGTACAAGAAGACGGGCAAGTACATCCCGGACGGCGGTCTCGAGCAGCTCAAGAAGCATGATGCCATCCTCTttggcgccgtcggcgctcCCGGTAGGTCTCCCCTTAACATCACCACAGAGATGTGCGTTCGTACTAACACAGACACAAGACGTCCCTGATCACATCTCCCTCTGGGGCCTGCGCCTGGCCATCTGCCAGCCCTTCCAGCAGTACGCCAACGTCCGTCCCACCCGCGTCCTCCGCGGCACCCAGTCGCCCCTCCGCAActgcgccgagggcgacctgGACTGGGTCATCATCCGCGAGAACAGCGAGGGCGAGTAcgccggccagggcggccGCTCCCACCGGGGATTCCCGTG includes these proteins:
- a CDS encoding D-glycerate 3-kinase, which gives rise to MIDATALHAVVQHVLPSIVAHRAESSSPFILGLSGLQGSGKSTWASALTDTLNKQYGINTRTLSLDDLYHDHDQLVALRDSNPGNDLLRTRGQPGTHDEDLARRFFDDVSTTATTESLDAAGSAGPIKWPAFDKSLYGGEGGRVPVEQWEAVPRIPPLEVIIFEGWCVGFQPLSDDAVEAKWRSAKKGSTTSNNPSRPQLSTTTLADHNLDHLLLINKNLRRYCEAFMGPWRFDAFLHLSTDQLVNVYHWRLDQERALREKKGAGMTDAEVVRFVQGYMPAYELYLERLTQEPLFPPRDAPEKPHVRIILDSNRTVLRVDKA